A part of Bosea sp. (in: a-proteobacteria) genomic DNA contains:
- a CDS encoding IS5 family transposase: MWTHENRGRMAKIAKKTKRYPCDLTDEEWARIAPLMPKPGRTGRPRETDFREVINAVRYLVRSGCGWRMLPHHFGHWRTVYGWFRELARRFLFQTIHDVELMLDRERVGREASPTAAVIDSQSVKAPQAKTRGYDANKKIRGRKRHIAVDTDGRLLMVNLTTADISDSAGAQAILDAIRKRWPWVKHLFADAAYDRLTLMDKAAYLNFVIEIIRRSEQQKGFHVLPRRWVVERTFGWMMRWRRLVRDYEKRIDVSTAMIHVAMGGLLIRRNAHP; the protein is encoded by the coding sequence ATGTGGACACATGAGAACCGGGGCCGGATGGCCAAGATCGCCAAGAAGACGAAGCGCTATCCCTGCGACCTGACGGACGAGGAGTGGGCCCGGATCGCGCCCTTGATGCCCAAACCCGGACGGACGGGACGGCCTCGGGAGACGGACTTCCGCGAGGTGATCAACGCCGTGCGCTATCTGGTGCGCTCGGGCTGCGGCTGGCGGATGCTGCCTCATCATTTCGGCCATTGGCGAACGGTTTACGGCTGGTTCCGCGAACTGGCGCGGCGCTTCCTGTTCCAGACCATCCACGATGTCGAGCTGATGCTCGACCGGGAGCGGGTTGGTCGCGAGGCAAGCCCCACGGCGGCGGTGATCGACAGCCAGTCGGTCAAGGCTCCGCAAGCCAAAACAAGGGGTTACGACGCCAACAAGAAGATACGCGGCCGCAAGCGACATATCGCGGTCGATACCGACGGACGGCTCTTGATGGTCAATCTGACGACCGCCGACATCTCCGACAGCGCCGGTGCGCAAGCCATCCTCGATGCCATCCGCAAGCGCTGGCCCTGGGTGAAGCATCTCTTCGCCGACGCCGCCTACGACCGCCTGACCTTGATGGACAAGGCCGCCTATCTCAACTTCGTCATCGAGATCATCCGGCGCTCCGAGCAGCAGAAGGGCTTCCATGTTCTGCCCCGGCGCTGGGTCGTCGAGCGGACCTTCGGATGGATGATGCGCTGGCGCCGCCTCGTCCGCGACTATGAAAAACGCATCGACGTCTCAACCGCCATGATCCACGTCGCCATGGGCGGCCTTCTTATCCGAAGAAACGCTCATCCCTGA